A section of the Streptomyces sp. SCL15-4 genome encodes:
- a CDS encoding histidine phosphatase family protein → MTDFLLVRHGETVWHAANRYAGRTDVPLTELGRRQAAELGAWAAGQHLDAVLCSPLTRARLTAEPAAAALGLTPWVDERLCEVDFGRGDGLTRAEMAEAFPEELAAFLTDPVAHHLPGGEDPAAAAGRAIDCLEETAHKLPDGRVLVVAHSTLLRLVLCALLGIPLDRYRRVFPVLRNGALTELRLRDGQAALLRLNAPVR, encoded by the coding sequence GTGACCGACTTCCTGCTCGTACGCCACGGGGAGACCGTGTGGCACGCCGCCAACCGCTACGCCGGCCGCACCGACGTCCCGCTCACCGAGCTGGGCCGCCGGCAGGCCGCCGAACTGGGCGCCTGGGCCGCCGGGCAGCACCTGGACGCCGTACTGTGCTCACCGCTCACCCGGGCCCGGCTCACCGCCGAACCCGCCGCGGCCGCCCTCGGCCTCACCCCGTGGGTGGACGAGCGTCTGTGCGAGGTGGACTTCGGCCGCGGCGACGGACTCACCCGCGCGGAGATGGCGGAGGCGTTCCCCGAGGAACTCGCCGCCTTCCTCACCGACCCGGTCGCCCACCACCTGCCCGGCGGAGAGGACCCCGCCGCCGCGGCCGGCCGCGCGATCGACTGCCTGGAGGAGACCGCGCACAAACTCCCCGACGGCCGCGTCCTCGTCGTGGCCCACTCCACCCTGCTGCGCCTGGTGCTGTGCGCGCTCCTCGGCATCCCCCTCGACCGCTACCGCCGGGTCTTCCCCGTCCTGCGCAACGGCGCGCTCACCGAACTGCGGCTGCGCGACGGCCAGGCCGCGCTGCTCCGCCTCAACGCACCCGTCCGCTGA
- a CDS encoding FGGY-family carbohydrate kinase — protein MSDALSPDAVHLGLDLGTQSARAVAVDGTGRLLGAASRPLTGHRAGVRHEQDPESWWSALAAACREALTGTDPRRVRDLAVDATSGTVLLTDPAGVPLTPGLMYDDRRADAYTGRVNTLGAPVWDRLGYRAMQPSWALPKLLWLLDHTDPPAGARLLHQADLITWRLAGHQVPSDTGHALKTGYDLIAERWPEAELDALGVPAGLLPGVVRPGTVLGTVCAAAAEATGIPAGTLITAGTTDGCAAQIGAGALAPGAWNSVLGTTLVLKGASPHLVRDPGGVVYCHRGPGGTWLPGGASSSGAGVLARRFPGARPADLDALTARAAATGSTAVVYPLAGPGGERFPFRAPDAVPFTLGEPSGEAEEFHACLLGTALVERLCLDYLDHLGAPVAGPLTFTGGGARNRYWTQLRADVLGRPARLPEQTESALGMAVLAATASGATLQDAAGSMVRPGAEVRPDPDRTARLLPVYLDFVDALARRGWLPPAVAGHARGKARP, from the coding sequence ATGTCTGACGCACTGTCCCCCGACGCCGTCCACCTGGGACTCGACCTCGGCACCCAGAGCGCCCGCGCGGTCGCCGTGGACGGCACCGGCCGGCTGCTGGGCGCCGCCTCCCGCCCGCTGACCGGCCACCGCGCCGGCGTACGCCACGAGCAGGACCCCGAGTCGTGGTGGTCCGCGCTCGCCGCCGCCTGCCGCGAGGCGCTCACCGGGACCGACCCGCGCCGGGTACGGGACCTGGCCGTGGACGCCACCTCCGGCACCGTGCTCCTGACCGACCCGGCGGGCGTCCCGCTCACCCCCGGGCTGATGTACGACGACCGCCGGGCCGACGCGTACACCGGCCGCGTCAACACCCTCGGCGCGCCCGTGTGGGACCGGCTCGGCTACCGCGCCATGCAGCCCTCCTGGGCGCTGCCCAAACTGCTGTGGCTGCTGGACCACACGGACCCGCCGGCGGGCGCGCGGCTGCTGCACCAGGCCGACCTGATCACCTGGCGGCTGGCCGGGCACCAGGTCCCGAGCGACACCGGCCACGCCCTGAAGACCGGCTACGACCTGATCGCCGAGCGCTGGCCCGAGGCGGAACTCGACGCCCTCGGCGTCCCGGCCGGGCTGCTGCCCGGCGTCGTACGGCCCGGCACCGTCCTCGGCACCGTGTGCGCCGCCGCGGCCGAGGCCACCGGCATCCCCGCCGGCACGCTGATCACCGCGGGCACGACCGACGGCTGCGCGGCGCAGATCGGCGCCGGCGCGCTCGCCCCCGGCGCCTGGAACTCCGTACTGGGCACCACCCTGGTCCTCAAAGGGGCCAGCCCGCACCTCGTCCGCGACCCCGGCGGCGTGGTCTACTGCCACCGCGGCCCCGGCGGCACCTGGCTGCCCGGCGGCGCCTCCAGCAGCGGCGCCGGCGTCCTCGCCCGGCGCTTTCCCGGCGCCCGTCCCGCCGACCTCGACGCGCTCACCGCACGGGCCGCCGCGACCGGCTCCACCGCCGTCGTCTACCCCCTGGCCGGCCCGGGAGGCGAACGCTTCCCCTTCCGCGCCCCTGACGCCGTCCCCTTCACCCTCGGCGAACCCTCCGGCGAAGCCGAGGAGTTCCACGCCTGCCTGCTCGGCACGGCCCTGGTCGAACGGCTCTGCCTCGACTACCTCGACCACCTCGGCGCCCCCGTCGCCGGCCCGCTCACCTTCACCGGCGGCGGCGCCCGCAACCGCTACTGGACACAGCTGCGCGCCGACGTCCTCGGCCGTCCCGCCCGCCTCCCCGAGCAGACCGAGAGCGCTCTCGGCATGGCGGTGCTCGCCGCCACCGCCTCCGGTGCCACGCTCCAGGACGCCGCCGGCAGCATGGTGCGGCCGGGCGCGGAGGTCCGCCCCGACCCCGACCGCACCGCCCGTCTGCTCCCCGTCTACCTCGATTTCGTGGACGCGCTGGCCCGCCGCGGCTGGCTGCCACCGGCCGTGGCCGGCCACGCGCGCGGAAAGGCCCGGCCGTGA
- a CDS encoding amidohydrolase family protein — protein sequence MIIDIHGHLSPPEAAQRFPMPPSLTDVDGMLAARAEAGIDLTIIGSPVGAGAMARVPGVDNYAQPRDRLRAFHAWMSGLIRRFPDQLRGYVYANPFGDDDHLEGVRETLADPAFVGLITTSSVHGELLGSPRADAFFALAAEAGVPVLVHAPAEPAGTERVGQTGFVEQIGRFGDVTLGMAMIAFAGWLDKYPGLRLIGATGGGAIALLPERLQTAARPRHWAGGAPPAGRPRAPRAPGGATATPDTPGARQAPTAPPASASALPPSPDPAAALRRMYVDTSPFSTAHLSLNAEVLGPERMLFGTDSPPMAAPLEDFVRMIEKLPLDKASQQLILGGNAQAVFDLRSRP from the coding sequence GTGATCATCGACATCCACGGGCACCTGTCCCCACCGGAAGCCGCCCAGCGCTTCCCCATGCCCCCGAGCCTGACCGACGTGGACGGCATGCTCGCCGCCCGCGCCGAGGCCGGCATCGACCTGACCATCATCGGCAGCCCGGTCGGGGCCGGGGCGATGGCGCGGGTGCCGGGCGTGGACAACTACGCGCAGCCACGTGACCGGCTGCGCGCCTTCCACGCCTGGATGTCGGGCCTGATCCGCCGGTTCCCGGACCAGTTGCGCGGTTACGTGTACGCCAACCCGTTCGGGGACGACGATCACCTGGAAGGGGTGCGGGAGACGCTGGCGGACCCCGCCTTCGTGGGCCTGATCACCACCTCCAGCGTCCACGGGGAGCTGCTCGGCTCGCCCCGTGCCGACGCGTTCTTCGCGCTGGCCGCGGAGGCGGGGGTGCCGGTCCTGGTGCACGCGCCGGCGGAGCCGGCCGGCACCGAGCGGGTCGGGCAGACCGGGTTCGTGGAGCAGATCGGCCGCTTCGGCGACGTCACCCTGGGCATGGCGATGATCGCGTTCGCGGGGTGGCTGGACAAGTATCCCGGTCTGCGGTTGATCGGCGCGACCGGCGGCGGCGCGATCGCGCTGCTGCCGGAGCGCCTGCAGACCGCGGCGCGCCCCCGGCACTGGGCCGGGGGCGCGCCTCCCGCCGGCCGGCCGCGAGCCCCCCGAGCCCCCGGCGGCGCCACCGCTACACCGGATACGCCCGGCGCGCGCCAAGCACCCACCGCTCCCCCGGCCTCCGCCTCCGCCCTCCCCCCGTCCCCCGACCCGGCCGCCGCCCTGCGCCGCATGTACGTCGACACCAGCCCGTTCAGCACGGCGCATCTGAGTCTGAACGCGGAGGTGCTGGGCCCGGAACGGATGCTGTTCGGCACCGACTCGCCGCCGATGGCCGCGCCGTTGGAGGACTTCGTCCGCATGATCGAGAAGCTTCCGCTCGACAAGGCGTCCCAGCAGCTCATCCTCGGCGGAAACGCCCAAGCCGTCTTCGACCTCAGGAGCCGTCCGTGA
- a CDS encoding cytochrome P450 translates to MTTTQEAVAAAERCTPGFRRDPHAVYARLRAQAPVCAVRPPHGNETYLITRYEDARAALSDPRLSKDMYGAMDAYRRIFGDSSIALDDNMLNSDAPKHTRLRRLVNSAFTPRRVQALRPRIEEVVRELLDACPAREPVDLLPVFAFPLPIIVICDLLGVPAEDRSRMQRLSTTVAQTGFGEEFKRAQQRAEEELHAYFTELIAAKRDRPGDDLLSALIAVRDGEDGSLTQNELISTAFLLMFAGHKTTAYLIGNAVHHLLTQPAQLAAVRENPELIRAAVEELVRYDGSVETATFRYATEDVEYGGTLIPKGALVQIALSSANRDPEKFDSPDELNVTRPGNAQDAHLGFGHGSHYCLGAPLARLETQLALTLLFDRFPRMALADPAAGPRWLEVPFPAFRGLAELPVVLDPAG, encoded by the coding sequence GTGACCACCACGCAGGAGGCCGTCGCCGCGGCCGAGCGCTGCACCCCCGGGTTCCGCCGCGACCCGCACGCCGTCTACGCCCGGCTGCGCGCGCAGGCGCCGGTCTGCGCCGTGAGACCGCCGCACGGCAACGAGACGTATCTGATCACCCGGTACGAGGACGCCCGGGCCGCGCTGTCGGACCCGCGGCTGAGCAAGGACATGTACGGGGCGATGGACGCCTACCGGAGGATCTTCGGCGACTCCTCCATCGCGCTGGACGACAACATGCTCAACTCCGACGCGCCCAAGCACACCCGGCTGCGCAGGCTGGTCAACTCGGCTTTCACGCCGCGGCGGGTGCAGGCGCTGCGGCCGCGCATCGAGGAGGTCGTCCGCGAGCTGCTCGACGCGTGTCCGGCCCGGGAACCCGTCGACCTGCTGCCGGTGTTCGCGTTCCCGCTGCCGATCATCGTGATCTGCGATCTGCTCGGCGTGCCGGCCGAGGACCGGTCGAGGATGCAGCGGCTGTCCACCACGGTGGCGCAGACCGGGTTCGGCGAGGAGTTCAAGCGGGCCCAGCAGCGGGCGGAGGAGGAGCTGCACGCGTACTTCACCGAGCTGATCGCCGCCAAGCGGGACCGCCCGGGTGACGACCTGCTGAGCGCGCTCATCGCGGTGCGGGACGGCGAGGACGGCTCGCTCACCCAGAACGAGCTGATCTCCACCGCCTTCCTGCTGATGTTCGCCGGGCACAAGACGACCGCGTACCTGATCGGCAACGCCGTGCACCATCTGCTGACGCAGCCCGCGCAGCTGGCCGCCGTACGGGAGAACCCGGAGCTGATCCGCGCGGCGGTCGAGGAACTGGTGCGCTACGACGGCTCGGTGGAGACCGCGACGTTCCGCTACGCGACCGAGGACGTGGAGTACGGCGGGACCCTGATCCCCAAGGGTGCCCTGGTGCAGATCGCGCTCAGCTCGGCCAACCGCGACCCGGAGAAGTTCGACTCCCCGGACGAGCTGAACGTGACCCGGCCGGGCAACGCGCAGGACGCCCATCTGGGCTTCGGGCACGGCAGCCACTACTGCCTGGGCGCACCGCTGGCCCGGCTGGAGACCCAGCTGGCCCTGACGCTGCTGTTCGACCGGTTCCCCAGGATGGCCCTGGCCGACCCGGCCGCCGGGCCACGGTGGCTGGAGGTGCCGTTCCCGGCCTTCCGCGGCCTGGCGGAACTCCCGGTCGTCCTGGACCCCGCCGGATAG
- a CDS encoding SpoIIE family protein phosphatase, protein MRRDTRRPEPADHLAGAAADPSGLLDLLGVAAVLLEADGKIDMWSPQAEELFGYTRGEAVGQYAAPLLLQPEHQDAAITLFARVMETGRRWAGAFPVRHKDGTIRMVEFRNVRLTDSLGDHYALGLAVDRVALRQMERKLALSNRLVSQAPIGLAVLDTDLRYLAVNPALAAMHGVAEADHVGRGFREILSDPTFEGAEALMRGVLETGTPLVEQQVVGRTSADPEEDHAWAVSVYRLEDHRGRVLGIANVVVDVTDRYRAAKKADEAQRRLRLIADGSARIGTTLEVERTARELADVLVPGLADMVAVDLLDSVLQTGRTDPGEGPALFRAVAVKTAYPTDAGRAMVPPGRLTTYHADHPASQCLRTRRPLLITHVRGGDHSRIAADSEAADLLARAGVHTDMAVPLIAREKILGVMGLARARNPLPFDEDDLTLACELASSAALSIDNAVLHQHIRSAAETLQRSLLPQPPPRRPGLEVAVRYRPAQARDEVGGDWYDVIPLDGDRTALAVGDVMGSGIPAATTMGRLRTATATLADLDLEPARILTHLDKITRELDPYIATCLYAVYDPHHARLHMASAGHLPPALVRTGERPRLLDLPTGTPLGVGGVPFETTTVDLRPGDRLVLYTDGLVETRDDPIDERLEALLRLLEPPDRSTEETCDRLLRLLRDPADHDDVALLIARALPLGPG, encoded by the coding sequence ATGAGACGAGACACACGGCGTCCGGAGCCGGCCGACCATCTGGCGGGCGCCGCGGCCGACCCCAGCGGACTGCTGGACCTGCTGGGCGTCGCCGCGGTGCTGCTGGAGGCCGACGGCAAGATCGACATGTGGAGCCCCCAGGCCGAGGAACTCTTCGGCTACACCCGCGGCGAGGCGGTCGGACAGTACGCCGCACCGCTGCTCCTCCAGCCCGAACACCAGGACGCGGCGATCACCCTGTTCGCCCGGGTCATGGAGACCGGCCGGCGCTGGGCCGGCGCCTTCCCCGTCCGGCACAAGGACGGCACCATCCGGATGGTCGAGTTCCGCAACGTCCGGCTGACGGACAGCCTCGGGGACCACTACGCCCTCGGGCTGGCCGTCGACCGAGTCGCCCTGCGCCAGATGGAACGCAAACTGGCCCTGTCCAACCGGCTGGTCAGCCAGGCGCCGATCGGGCTGGCCGTCCTGGACACCGACCTGCGCTACCTGGCCGTCAACCCCGCCCTCGCCGCCATGCACGGCGTCGCCGAGGCCGACCACGTCGGCCGCGGATTCCGCGAGATCCTGTCCGACCCGACCTTCGAGGGCGCCGAGGCCCTGATGCGGGGCGTCCTGGAGACCGGCACCCCCCTGGTGGAGCAGCAGGTGGTGGGCCGTACGTCCGCCGACCCCGAGGAGGACCACGCCTGGGCGGTGTCCGTCTACCGGCTGGAGGACCACCGCGGCCGGGTCCTCGGCATCGCCAACGTGGTGGTCGACGTCACCGATCGCTACCGGGCGGCCAAGAAGGCCGACGAGGCCCAGCGGCGGCTGCGCCTGATCGCCGACGGCTCGGCCCGGATCGGCACCACCCTGGAGGTGGAGCGCACCGCGCGGGAACTGGCCGACGTCCTGGTGCCCGGCCTCGCCGACATGGTCGCCGTGGACCTCCTCGACTCGGTCCTGCAGACGGGCCGTACCGACCCGGGCGAGGGCCCCGCGCTGTTCCGCGCCGTGGCGGTGAAGACCGCCTACCCCACCGACGCCGGCCGGGCCATGGTGCCGCCCGGACGGCTCACCACGTACCACGCCGACCACCCCGCGTCGCAGTGCCTCCGCACCCGCCGGCCCCTGCTGATCACCCATGTGCGCGGCGGCGACCACTCCCGCATCGCCGCCGACTCCGAGGCCGCCGACCTGCTCGCCCGGGCCGGCGTCCACACCGACATGGCCGTCCCGCTCATCGCCCGGGAGAAGATCCTCGGCGTCATGGGCCTGGCCCGGGCACGCAACCCGCTGCCGTTCGACGAGGACGACCTCACCCTCGCCTGCGAACTGGCCTCCTCCGCCGCGCTGAGCATCGACAACGCGGTCCTGCACCAGCACATCCGCAGCGCCGCCGAGACCCTCCAGCGCAGCCTCCTGCCGCAGCCCCCGCCCCGCCGCCCCGGCCTGGAGGTCGCCGTCCGCTACCGCCCCGCGCAGGCCCGCGACGAGGTCGGCGGCGACTGGTACGACGTGATCCCGCTCGACGGCGACCGCACCGCCCTGGCCGTGGGCGACGTCATGGGCAGCGGCATCCCGGCCGCCACCACCATGGGCCGGCTGCGCACCGCGACCGCCACCCTCGCCGACCTCGACCTCGAACCGGCCCGCATCCTCACCCACCTCGACAAGATCACCCGCGAGCTGGACCCCTACATCGCCACCTGCCTGTACGCCGTCTACGACCCCCACCACGCCCGGCTGCACATGGCGTCCGCCGGCCATCTGCCCCCGGCCCTGGTGCGCACCGGCGAGCGGCCGCGGCTGCTGGACCTGCCCACCGGCACCCCGCTCGGGGTCGGCGGGGTGCCCTTCGAGACCACCACCGTCGACCTGAGGCCCGGCGACCGCCTCGTGCTGTACACCGACGGGCTGGTGGAGACCCGCGACGACCCCATCGACGAGCGCCTGGAGGCGCTGCTGCGCCTGCTGGAGCCGCCGGACCGGTCCACGGAGGAGACCTGCGACCGGCTGCTGCGCCTGCTGCGGGACCCGGCCGACCACGACGACGTCGCCCTCCTCATCGCCCGCGCGCTGCCCCTCGGGCCCGGCTGA
- a CDS encoding NAD(P)-dependent oxidoreductase: protein MTRTAHGPVAVLGLGAMGAGLAHRLLDQGIQVRVWNRTPDRAAPLARAGAHLAAHPAEAVAGTSAAICVVADGQALGTVLRGPDGALAHGPYPGTLLCASTVAPEEVVQIAGDLPAALDVGMLGNRDHARDGELRLFVGGTEEAFEAARPLLDALGKDVVHLGALGSGMRMKLLLNLLMGIEVQALAEATELAEAFGLDRQQVLKTVAGSGFASPVMAFKSRRLAAGRFDEPDFRLRLMAKDLMLATKQAAAAGLSLPLATAAAETHVRATEQGLGDQDCAAITRALRPKPGTDT from the coding sequence GTGACGCGCACCGCCCACGGCCCCGTCGCCGTACTCGGTCTCGGCGCGATGGGCGCCGGACTGGCCCACCGCCTGCTCGACCAGGGCATACAGGTCCGGGTCTGGAACCGTACGCCGGACCGCGCCGCACCGCTCGCCCGGGCCGGCGCGCACCTCGCCGCGCACCCGGCCGAGGCCGTCGCCGGGACGAGCGCCGCCATCTGCGTCGTCGCCGACGGCCAGGCGCTCGGCACCGTACTGCGCGGACCGGACGGCGCGCTGGCCCACGGCCCCTACCCGGGCACGCTGCTGTGCGCCAGCACCGTCGCTCCCGAGGAGGTCGTCCAGATCGCCGGGGACCTGCCCGCCGCGCTGGACGTGGGCATGCTCGGCAACCGCGACCACGCCCGCGACGGGGAACTCCGGTTGTTCGTCGGCGGCACGGAGGAGGCCTTCGAGGCGGCCCGCCCGCTGCTGGACGCGCTGGGCAAGGACGTCGTCCATCTGGGCGCGCTCGGTTCCGGCATGCGGATGAAACTGCTCCTCAACCTGCTGATGGGCATCGAGGTGCAGGCGCTGGCCGAGGCCACCGAGCTGGCGGAGGCCTTCGGACTGGACCGGCAGCAGGTCCTGAAGACCGTCGCGGGCAGCGGTTTCGCCTCGCCGGTCATGGCGTTCAAGTCGCGGCGGCTGGCGGCGGGCCGCTTCGACGAGCCGGACTTCCGGCTGCGGCTGATGGCGAAAGACCTCATGCTCGCTACCAAGCAGGCGGCAGCCGCCGGCCTGAGCCTGCCGCTGGCGACCGCCGCGGCGGAGACCCACGTCCGCGCCACCGAGCAGGGACTGGGCGACCAGGACTGTGCCGCGATCACCCGCGCACTGAGACCGAAACCGGGAACCGACACGTGA
- a CDS encoding 2-hydroxyacid dehydrogenase: protein MPTTVLAAGDHFVLPHLLERELRAAAPPGTELDVRRLLLPWPHTPFGKVAEVDEASGGEEEMIEALRGARICLTQMGPLTARVLAACPDLELFCVSRGGPVNADLEAATRHGVAVCHAPGRNAVATAEHALALILAAARGIADVHTDLKRGVWRGDYYDYTRCGVEIDGSVVGLVGFGAIGSRVARILHAMGATVLVHDPYVRPEAVGDIARLVSLDELLSRSRIVSLHARVTDETRGMIDRARIGAMPRGAVLVNCARGALADYDAVCDALDSGHLAAAGFDVFPVEPVPAGSRLLSTPGIVLTPHIAGASREVAHKAARIVAAEAARFLRGEPPAHCANPEALAGRHRR, encoded by the coding sequence GTGCCCACCACCGTCCTCGCCGCCGGCGACCACTTCGTCCTGCCCCACCTGCTGGAACGGGAACTGCGCGCCGCCGCGCCGCCCGGCACCGAGCTGGACGTCCGCCGGCTCTTGCTGCCGTGGCCGCACACGCCGTTCGGCAAGGTCGCCGAGGTCGACGAGGCGTCGGGCGGCGAGGAGGAGATGATCGAGGCGCTGCGCGGTGCCCGGATCTGCCTCACCCAGATGGGCCCGCTCACCGCACGCGTCCTGGCGGCCTGCCCCGACCTGGAGCTGTTCTGCGTCAGCCGGGGCGGGCCGGTCAACGCCGACCTGGAGGCCGCCACCCGGCACGGCGTCGCCGTCTGCCACGCCCCCGGCCGCAACGCCGTCGCCACCGCCGAGCACGCCCTCGCGCTGATCCTCGCCGCCGCCCGCGGCATCGCCGACGTGCACACCGACCTCAAGCGGGGCGTGTGGCGCGGCGACTACTACGACTACACGCGCTGCGGCGTCGAGATCGACGGCTCGGTCGTCGGCCTGGTCGGCTTCGGCGCCATCGGCTCGCGCGTCGCCCGGATCCTGCACGCCATGGGCGCCACGGTCCTCGTCCACGACCCCTATGTGCGGCCGGAGGCGGTGGGGGACATCGCCCGGCTGGTCTCGCTGGACGAACTGCTGAGCCGCTCCCGGATCGTCTCCCTGCACGCCCGCGTGACCGACGAGACCCGCGGCATGATCGACCGGGCCCGGATCGGGGCCATGCCGCGCGGCGCGGTCCTCGTCAACTGCGCCCGCGGCGCCCTGGCCGACTACGACGCGGTGTGCGACGCGCTCGACTCCGGACACCTCGCCGCCGCCGGGTTCGACGTGTTCCCCGTCGAACCGGTACCGGCCGGCTCCCGCCTGCTGTCCACCCCGGGCATCGTCCTCACCCCGCACATCGCCGGCGCCAGCCGCGAGGTCGCCCACAAGGCCGCCCGGATCGTCGCCGCCGAGGCCGCCCGCTTCCTGCGCGGCGAACCGCCGGCCCACTGCGCCAACCCGGAGGCCCTGGCCGGCCGTCACCGCCGGTAG